TTCCTAACCCAAACTTTACACCAAACAAAAGATTTTCTCTTTTTACTCAAACTGCAGAGGAGCTTGGAAAACAAATCATTGAACTATCGGTGAAACCATCCACCATTTTTAATGAAAAAGAACTGTTTTATCAACATTTAATTGGAATTTTACGATTAAATCATTATATAGCTCCTTTACAATAACAAAAGGTGAGGAACGATTCCTCACCTTTTTAAATGCCCATTTTATAGTCATATTCCTTTGCTTTGTCTGGTGCCGAGTTCTCATACTCCATTCGTAAAAATGGCTTGTATGATGGCTCTACTTTTTTTACAAATGAAAATGAATTTAACTTCTCCATAATCCCTTCGACATCTTCTTGATTACAATATAGCACTACATATTTTAATTTCTTTGATACATAGTGTACATTTCCAAAGCGGCGCAGCATCTTAGCTTGTTTTAAAGAGTAAAGCCAAACGACCAATCCTTGTCTTTGAACAAACATACTTTTTTCCCCTTCAACAAAACCATCATTTTTAAATAAGTCTAGCATATAGAAAAACAAAAAACCAGCTGAAATGAGCTGGTTTTTCCATTATCCACACCCACAGCTGCCCCCACTGCCACAGCCTGCACCGTGATTTGAATCAAAAAATGGATTTCCTGTTGGTACTTTTATATGTTTCGAAACTGCACCACCAATTAACAAGCTGAGCTCATCTAATAGAGCTTGTAAATCATTTTCAGCTAGTTTGAATTCGGCCACTAATGGGTCCAAATCCATTTCTCTTTTTACCTCACGGATTTGTGTCATAACCCGTTTGTAATCAGGATGGTACTTCCCAAAGCGCTGGACTTCTTCATATAGTTCTTTCAATTTAACAAAGCGGTTAATTTTCCGCTGTGTCTCCTTGTTGCTTCTCAATTTATATAAACAAATCTGATATTGTTCAACTACATCGGATTCTAGCACCATTTTTGCTAATGCTTCCGCATTTTCTACTAGTTCTATCCTTTCTAACGTAGCAAGCATACGCCCACCTCCAAGGACATTTTATCATGAATGCTGGGAGAATGCGAAAATTTCCTTTTATTTAGAGACATTTACCATAAATTCCTTAGCCAACCCGTAGGGCTCGTTGTTCAACTTAACGACCTCTAACCTTACATTATGAGACCCTGGTGAAAGTCCTTTAATAATGAATGCTGCGGCTGTTACCTCTTTATTTCGTATACCGTCGATCCAAACTACCAATTTCCCAATTTTCTGGCTTTCCAACGTAGATTGTCGAAAGCTAATCCCTGTTACAATACACTCCACCAAAACATCTTTCCCTTTTGTTTCGTGCTGTACAAATAAGGAAGGAATTTCTTGTGCATTTGAATGAACAGCTAAAACGATACCATTCATGAAAAGTAGAAGAACAATCGATAGTATAATTTTTTTCAAACCCAATCACTCCTTTCTAGTATTGTTCGCTTCCTTTTATTTTTTTAATCCATTTCAAAATACAGCCATAAAAAAAGGCCACATCATTTTTCATGTGGTCCTTAGTTAATTTTGATTCTTCATTGCCTGAAACATTGAATACATCATAGAGGCCATTTGTACACTATTGGAAAATTTTTCTACTTGGTGTGGTATGGTCTTCTTATAATAATGTAGGGAGGCAATTTCAAGCGATTGTAAATCATACGGGTTTCTCGATAGCTTTCGGTACCAGTACGGTTGTTCACGTACAAACTGCTTTAAATCCTTTTGACCTTCTAAATAATCAAGTACCTCTTTTCGCATGCTTTACTTCCCTTCTATTAGTCTTTTCGAAAAGAAAAAGGGTGTTTCGGCCCTTCTGGTGCCTTATTTGAGCCAGTTGGTGCATTGGTATTCCCTCCTTGAAACTGAGAGATAACCCCTTGGATCGCTCCTAGTGCCTGACTTAAATTATTTATATGATTTTGCATTTGGTTAGGGTCCATTTTTTTGACCATCCCCATGATATTGGACATCCAGTCGCCCTTGGATTCATTATCTTCTTTCTGTTCTTCCTTTGCCTCAACACCAATTGATCCCCAACGCTCATCCTCTTCGCCCAATAAGTACCAATCTTCATATAACTCTTGCCACGTGGCTTTTCCATTCCGAACCTCTCTTATGATATTCGGATTGTTTTTAACAAATTCTTTGAATTGCAGTACGGAGGGGTGTAATTTTTTTTGCGTCATTTCTCTCACCTCTGCCCATATATATTGCCAATAATACAATATGTAGAAAAATACGAAATGTGAAATACAAACTAGTGTCAAAATATTTATAAATAAGTATTCAAATGGTAAGATGTCATAAGATAAGGCTGTGTTAAAGGACACTGTTGATTTTTCCACCCTGTTGATTGGAGCGGAAGGCGCGAAGACTCCTCGAAAATGCTATCGCATTTCCTTCGTGCGTGGGCGGATTCAAGATGCAATTCAATGTCCTGTGGGAGTATGGTTCAGGGGGGACCCCGCAGGCGCGTTTCTCCGAGGAGGCTCGCCGAAACACCCACGGAAAGCGAAGCACCTGGCGCGGAAACCAACAGGCAAGTTTAACAGAACCTAAGATAAAGAAAAGAAAGAGGTAAGTAAAATGAAGGAGCAACTACAGCAATTATTAGATTCTTGTATTGAAAATGGCACCGAAACAGATTTACATGCAATAACCCACCTTTTAGAAGGCGTGCAAAAAAAAATTATCAATAAACGCAGCACCTTTATTGATGGCATTCTCCATATGGAAAGAACCTTTGATCATAATTCTTGCGAAATTACAATTCCAATTAATGAGACAGTTAATAATAACCTCAATATATTACATGGTGGAATAACAGCGACAGTACTCGATACTGCAATGGGAAGCTTAGCCAATTATCTTCTCCCAGAAGGATTTGGTGCTGTTACCAATCAGCTTAATATACATTATACAGCACCAGGAACAGGCGACCTCCTGCGATGTAAAGCTGAAATTATTCACCAAGGAAGTAAAACAATGGTGATATCTGGAGAAGCCTTTCGAAGTGATGGAAAAAAAATAGCTTATGCAACAGGAACTTTTTTTATTATTAATAAATAAAAATGGAGGAGGCTGATCTTAATGGTCACCGCCATTGTTATACCAATCATCTGTCTTTACTTTTATTGGCTTACACGGAAAGAAATGAAGGAGCAAGATGAAAAATGGCTTGCGGTCAGTCAGATCCCTCAGGAATCCATGATAGCAGGTGAAATAAAGAGTCTAACTGAAGAAAAACAACGTTTTTATTATCATCGATACATAGTCTTACAAACATTAAAGATTCAAACAGCTACAAAAATAATTACAGCCAAAAAAATGACCCCCATTATCAAAAATGTAAAGATTGATTCCTTTACCACCGGGGAGCAAATTCGCTTGTTCGGTAAATGGGACGGTCCTACCTTTCTATTTAGCCGTTTTGAAGTAGATAAAAAGCAAAAAGGATAACATGGCGTTATCCTTTTTGCTTTTTTATTCTTCTCCTTTTTGAATAAAGTTCTGTGTATAGTACTTTTGGTATACGCCCACTCCAATATGTGAGAATTCTTTATTTAATAAAGATTCCCTATGCCCCTTACTATTTAGCCAGCCTTCAACTACTGCAGGTCCATCCGTGTAATTAGCGGCAATATTTTCGCCGGCTGCTTGATAGACTACCTTTGCAGTTTGTAATCGGTTCTCAAGATCTCCGAATTTCTTGGAAGTATGGGAAAAGTCGTTGTTTTCGAACATATCCTTACTATGCCCATAAGCAACTTCTGCCGTTTGATCATCCCATTTCAATGGTTTTAATTTATGTCTTATTCGCAACACATTGGTTATATCAAAAATTTCCTGTTCTGTTCCAATTTCGATCATTCTCCAAGTCTCATCAGAAAGCTCAGGTTCTTTGACTAATTCCCCACTGTATACAAGTTCATAAGGCCGTTGTTTAATTAAGGTCTCTGCGTCTAAAAAGCGAACGCTTGAAAGATTTCCAGTAAACTTATCTATATACAATTGGACATAAATATCTCCCAATTTTACCATTGGTCGAAGATTTAGATCTGTATCATTAAGTTCAAAACGATACGTACTCCCTTGCCAATTCAAATTAATGTTGGTATCAATATATTGTGTATTAAAAATTTCCTCAACTGGTTGACCTATCTCAAAAGGAGCGACATCAAGGTTTTCTCCTACAGCAAAAATTGTTACTACACGATTATTTGCAACCCCAACCTGTAAGTAATGTTTGGAATCCTGATTATATATGTACCATTGATAGCCATATAATGACTCATCCTTCCGTACTGGTATTCCCCACTCTTTTTCCAGTATAGAAACATCTTGTCCGATCATTAGAGCTAATCCCTCTTTTGGTTTTTCAGACGCCGTCTTTTGATTTGTTTTATAATCCGGGCTTTGTGGGAGTGTCAACTTACTTTCTTGGGTTCGATCTTCCTTTATTAAAACAGTATTATCATTTTTTTCGTTTATACTAACATAAAAACCAATGGTTAAAAATACAACCGAGAGTATCATAATTCTAACGAGCGTACGCAGAGGTTTTCACCCTCTCTATTACTTTTTCTATAATTATATGTATAGATAATATAATTATATCATTTATAGATCGATTAGTAACAGGCATTATCAAATATGTCTGATTAATGAATAAAAACAGGTACACATTGCACCTGTTTCTTTTAAAAAATCTATTCTCAGTATAATAATTTTAGTGTTGAGCACCGCGCTCAGAAATTTCGGTTAACGCCAATTTAGCTTGGTCATCTGTTAGTTCCCGAATGGCAAAATCACCAAGTGAAACGATCCCAATTAATTTATCCCCCTCTACCACGGGTAAGCGACGGATTTGGTGCTCAGCCATTAACTTTGCAGCCTCTTTTGATGTGGAATCAGGAGATACGGTCACAAGATTGTTACTCATGATATCTTCTACCTTCGTTGACCCTGGATGCTTTTCGGCAACCCCCCTAACCACAATATCACGGTCTGTGATCATGCCAACAATCTTTTCTTGATCAACAATTGGTATTGCGCCTACATTTAAGTCTTTCATTTTAAGTGCTACTTCGTACATATTATCTAGTAAAGTGCAGCACTCAACATTGTCTGTCATAATATCACGGATTTTTTCCATTCATTTTACCCTCCATGTTTTCAATTATACTCATAACCATAATTTAGGTTTTCCAATCAAGAATGTTTTATTCGATGAATGAATTCATTGCAAGTTGAAACATTTTCAACTATTATTAAAATGAATTATATTTGCTATAATACCAATAGAGGAAATATAGGGGTTAGCAAGCGTCATTAGGAGGGATTCATAATGAAATTCGAGAATACGGGTATTGAAAAGTTAAAAGCAGATTTAAACCGTTTAGATGAGGTAATGACTGATTACGGTTTAGTTCGCGCAGGTCAATGGGATTATGAACGTGTTACATACGACCGCAAGTTTGAATTAAAAGAGGGGGTATTTTACCTTCGTGTGCAAGGGTATTCAGTCGAAGGAGATGTTGATACTTTCAAAGCAACGATCCAACTGATGACACCATTATTAGGTAAACATTACTATCCACATGGTGTAGAGTATGGTGAAGGAGAAAACTTCCCATCCTCACTTGTAAATCAGTGCAAAAAAATTCTTGAAAGCATTAACGCAGAAGTTAGTAAATTTGCATTGTAATATAAAAAAGAGGCTGACTCATAAAGTTAGCCTCTTTTATTTTAGAAAAAGTCATAGAATGATGATTGGATATTTGGCACTACCTTTTCAAAATGCAGTATTTCTTCTTCTTTCCCTTTTAAATATCCCATTTGGTAAAGCTCTATTGGACGTTTATAACCAAAAATAATTGCAGACAACTCGTTAATGGTTAAATGAATTCCCCTTCTTGGCGGCTGAACACACTGACTCCCACTCTTTTCTTTAAATACCTTTATTTGTCCTTTCCCAATCAAATAGGTACCATTATTCCATGGGGCAAAAGTGTCTTCTAAATGAAGGAATACAGATTCAGATCCCATATTAAACGTAAATCTATTTAAGCATTCCTCTACATTCACAATCCTTGCCATAAAATAAGGCTGTAATTCCATACTTACCTTCGGTTGTTGGATAAAATATGGGAAAGGATCGTGAGCTGGAAGGGTAAGAGAGACTTTCTCAACCATAGAGTCATGCTGACAGATAAAATTCCAAAGGCCCACTCTTGCTTCAGGGTTAAGAGATATCCATTCTTCTACATCCATTTTTCTATCTTTCACCTTATAAAGGATATATCCTTTTGCTTGATTGGAAGAATTGTAGAAAACAGCCATCTGTGAATCATTATCAATCACATGGTTCATCCACCATTCTGAAGTACGTATTAGCATACCCTTGAATTGATTACTATATGTTTGATAGATGTTATAAAGCTCCTCATGAATTTCTTCCTTAGAATATCGAATTACTTTCCCTGACTGTAGTGAAAGAAAAGTTAAATGCCTTTTATCAAGAGACACCTTTTTAATATCGTTTAGTATCTCCCATCCAAACCTTCGATAAAAGGTAAAATCAAAGGGATGAAGGAAGGAAACAATTTGACCCTCTGCCAGCATTTGTTTCAAGGCTTCAGTTATTAGTGAGCGTACATACCCATTCCTTCTGTATTCCGGATATGTTGCAACGCCGGCAAGACCACCCATTTTCCACTCTTCACCATTCATATTAACCCTAAGCGGTATGATATGTAGCTTTGCAGCAAGCTTTTCTTGTTCTAATACCCCAAGTATTTTATGTCGCTTTAACATTTCTTTTCTAACAGGAATGCGTTCTTCAGCTATCTTATATTGAAAAGCATACTCTGATAATTTTAATGACTCCAGAAAATAATCTTCAGTTAATATCTTTAAATCCATGTAATTTCCCCCTTTTCACAATAGACATATTATTATTATTATAAGATGTTATCGAGTAAAAGGGGAATATTCTAAAAAAAGAAAAAAGAGTGCCAATTTCGGCACTCATTTTAAAACCCAAGAATAGCTTTGATCATTGAGGTGGTTTCTCCACCACGATAAAAAACATATAACAATAGGTAAACTGCTACACCCGTTATTCCAGTAAAGAACCATATGATACTCGTAACAGGCCCTAGTTTCCGATGTAATGCAAGATTATTTTTATATCCTGTTGTTAAGGATACAATACCGAAAACAGCTCCAACAGTAGCTAAAGTAATATGAAATACTAAGAACACAGTGTAATAGATCTTAATATTGTCTGGGCCCCCGAAGGAGGTATTTCCTATAAAAATTGTTCTAGAAGCATAGATAATAAAGAAGATTAGTGCAAAAATAGCTGCAAAAAACATTGTTTTTTTGTGAGCTTCAATTTTTCTTTGTTTAATTTGCCACCAGCCAATGGCAACTGTTATGGCACTTAAAACAATAAAGCTCGTACTAATAGTCGGTAAAATTGGTAAGGAATTCATTTAAAGATCCTCTCTTTTATATTCATTCTACATAGTAGTGTAACCGTGAAATTATATTTTTTCAATCCATAACATCGAAAAACCCCCAAATCATTGGGGGAACTACTTAATCAGATTTGGATTTAAAGATTGATTCATTTCGCGTTTTGAATCTTCCTGATCTTTACGGTACCATTCAAAGAAAACCCGGCCTAGTATCACACCATATACGATTTCTTGAATAATTTTCATTATTACCCCGCCAAGACGTTGATCCTCGATTAATGACATAGAACTAAAAAGTTGAGGTCCACTTAAATTTAAACTTTCAAAATTTGCTGCCCCAACACATAATTTCATTACTTGTCCCCAAACATGAGGATCTGAATAGGTAGCATAGAGAGTATTATCAGCAAATATTATTAATGCACAGGCTGGAGTTAATAAAATTCCATCTGCAAAAATAAAGCCAACCTTCTTTAATCCATTTAATGTTTGATGACCAGGCATTTGATTTAATAAAGGCCACCACATGAAAATAGCAGTAAAAAATAAAATAATTGAATAACCAGCGTGCAACCAAATATTTTGCATGACATGATCAAAAATGATTGGAACATGATAAAAAGAAAACAGTCCATTAAAAACAATTAATGCAATAAGCGGTTTTGTAAGACTCTTAAACAAAGTATCAATAGTTCGAACACTGAATATTTTCTCCCACACCCAGTTGGGGATACTCAAAATGAAAATAGGGGGCACTACAAGGACTAACAATGCCATCTGAATCATATGAATATAAAACATGAGATGGGCTAGTATATCCAATGGTGAACCCTTGATAACATATAAAAGGACCATTGATAGCAAGAAAAGAAATTCTTGTTTTTTGGTAAGCGGCTCACTATTTTGAAAAATATTTGTTCTATACTTTGTAGTTAAGATAAAATACCCTGCCGTTAATAGAATTAAAATAAATAAAAAGTACGGGCTCCATAGTGCTTCAAATCCAAATATGTCTAATGTAAGCACCGAAATCACCTCAATGTTCATTGAAAGAATTATTGACTTTATTATACCCGTGGCAAATACGATTAGCAAACTAAGAAAACTTTCCAATTTTTAAAAAAGAAAATCGGCTTTAAGCCGATTTTCTTTTTTCTTATTGTCCTGGTTTTACCACCAGATAATAGTAGTAAAAGCTAGGATAGTTACGGCACCTACCAGCACTCCTGAATATAGGAATAGTGATGGAGCTTCATGTCCTTTATGACTCATATGCATAAAGTAATATAGTTGAAAAATTACTTGAACAACAGCTAAAAGGATAATAAAAGGTACAGTAAACCAAGCTGTAAATCCTTTAATTGCTACTGCAGCAAATGCGATAAGAGTTAAGAAAATCATAAGGGTAAACGACACCACTTGATATTTCATCTCTTCAGTATTTTTCCGACGACGATATTCAATGTCAACTCTTGGGTTTCCTGAATTTAATTGTTGATCTGCCATCAGTTTATCCCACCATTCCCATTAAATATACTACTGTAAAGATAAATACCCAAACAACATCGATAAAATGCCAATATAAACTAAATACATAGAATTTTGGCGCGTTGTATAGGTTTAGACCACGCTTTCCATTACGGAACATTAATGTTAAAACACCATAATAAACCGAAAGCAACGTGACCACCGTGAAAACCAACAAGCGTATAGAACGCAGAACCAAATGCACTACTTGTAAACTTATGTCCTTCATGAACATAATGACTAAATTCGTAAACCTCTAAACCTAAGAAGCCAGCGCCTAATAATGCCGTTAAACCAAGCCAAACCATCATTTTCTTGAAAGCGAAGTTTTTCATGTGATACATAGCGTATACACTTGTTAGTGAGCTTGTTAATAACAACATAGTCGCTACAAATGTTAATGGAAGTTCAAATAAATCTTTGGCAAGTGGTTGAGTAGAATCCCCCACTTTATCCTTTAAAGCTAAATAGGTTGCAAAGAGGGAGGCGAATAAAACCGTCTCTCCTCCTAAGAAGAACCAAAAACCTAAAAATTTATTTTTTGCTTCAAGGGTAGCTTTCTCCGGCGCAGCAGGCCATGTTTCATAAGTAAATTTTTCTTCAGCGTGCATTATGCCTTAACCCCCTTATCA
The window above is part of the Bacillus sp. SORGH_AS_0510 genome. Proteins encoded here:
- a CDS encoding YlbG family protein, with the protein product MFVQRQGLVVWLYSLKQAKMLRRFGNVHYVSKKLKYVVLYCNQEDVEGIMEKLNSFSFVKKVEPSYKPFLRMEYENSAPDKAKEYDYKMGI
- a CDS encoding YlbF family regulator, whose product is MLATLERIELVENAEALAKMVLESDVVEQYQICLYKLRSNKETQRKINRFVKLKELYEEVQRFGKYHPDYKRVMTQIREVKREMDLDPLVAEFKLAENDLQALLDELSLLIGGAVSKHIKVPTGNPFFDSNHGAGCGSGGSCGCG
- a CDS encoding YlbE-like family protein; this encodes MRKEVLDYLEGQKDLKQFVREQPYWYRKLSRNPYDLQSLEIASLHYYKKTIPHQVEKFSNSVQMASMMYSMFQAMKNQN
- a CDS encoding YlbD family protein, whose product is MTQKKLHPSVLQFKEFVKNNPNIIREVRNGKATWQELYEDWYLLGEEDERWGSIGVEAKEEQKEDNESKGDWMSNIMGMVKKMDPNQMQNHINNLSQALGAIQGVISQFQGGNTNAPTGSNKAPEGPKHPFSFRKD
- a CDS encoding PaaI family thioesterase, translated to MKEQLQQLLDSCIENGTETDLHAITHLLEGVQKKIINKRSTFIDGILHMERTFDHNSCEITIPINETVNNNLNILHGGITATVLDTAMGSLANYLLPEGFGAVTNQLNIHYTAPGTGDLLRCKAEIIHQGSKTMVISGEAFRSDGKKIAYATGTFFIINK
- a CDS encoding CAP domain-containing protein, which produces MIGQDVSILEKEWGIPVRKDESLYGYQWYIYNQDSKHYLQVGVANNRVVTIFAVGENLDVAPFEIGQPVEEIFNTQYIDTNINLNWQGSTYRFELNDTDLNLRPMVKLGDIYVQLYIDKFTGNLSSVRFLDAETLIKQRPYELVYSGELVKEPELSDETWRMIEIGTEQEIFDITNVLRIRHKLKPLKWDDQTAEVAYGHSKDMFENNDFSHTSKKFGDLENRLQTAKVVYQAAGENIAANYTDGPAVVEGWLNSKGHRESLLNKEFSHIGVGVYQKYYTQNFIQKGEE
- a CDS encoding CBS domain-containing protein — its product is MEKIRDIMTDNVECCTLLDNMYEVALKMKDLNVGAIPIVDQEKIVGMITDRDIVVRGVAEKHPGSTKVEDIMSNNLVTVSPDSTSKEAAKLMAEHQIRRLPVVEGDKLIGIVSLGDFAIRELTDDQAKLALTEISERGAQH
- a CDS encoding YugN family protein produces the protein MKFENTGIEKLKADLNRLDEVMTDYGLVRAGQWDYERVTYDRKFELKEGVFYLRVQGYSVEGDVDTFKATIQLMTPLLGKHYYPHGVEYGEGENFPSSLVNQCKKILESINAEVSKFAL
- the eis gene encoding enhanced intracellular survival protein Eis, with amino-acid sequence MDLKILTEDYFLESLKLSEYAFQYKIAEERIPVRKEMLKRHKILGVLEQEKLAAKLHIIPLRVNMNGEEWKMGGLAGVATYPEYRRNGYVRSLITEALKQMLAEGQIVSFLHPFDFTFYRRFGWEILNDIKKVSLDKRHLTFLSLQSGKVIRYSKEEIHEELYNIYQTYSNQFKGMLIRTSEWWMNHVIDNDSQMAVFYNSSNQAKGYILYKVKDRKMDVEEWISLNPEARVGLWNFICQHDSMVEKVSLTLPAHDPFPYFIQQPKVSMELQPYFMARIVNVEECLNRFTFNMGSESVFLHLEDTFAPWNNGTYLIGKGQIKVFKEKSGSQCVQPPRRGIHLTINELSAIIFGYKRPIELYQMGYLKGKEEEILHFEKVVPNIQSSFYDFF
- a CDS encoding DUF420 domain-containing protein, with amino-acid sequence MNSLPILPTISTSFIVLSAITVAIGWWQIKQRKIEAHKKTMFFAAIFALIFFIIYASRTIFIGNTSFGGPDNIKIYYTVFLVFHITLATVGAVFGIVSLTTGYKNNLALHRKLGPVTSIIWFFTGITGVAVYLLLYVFYRGGETTSMIKAILGF
- the ctaG gene encoding cytochrome c oxidase assembly factor CtaG; this translates as MLTLDIFGFEALWSPYFLFILILLTAGYFILTTKYRTNIFQNSEPLTKKQEFLFLLSMVLLYVIKGSPLDILAHLMFYIHMIQMALLVLVVPPIFILSIPNWVWEKIFSVRTIDTLFKSLTKPLIALIVFNGLFSFYHVPIIFDHVMQNIWLHAGYSIILFFTAIFMWWPLLNQMPGHQTLNGLKKVGFIFADGILLTPACALIIFADNTLYATYSDPHVWGQVMKLCVGAANFESLNLSGPQLFSSMSLIEDQRLGGVIMKIIQEIVYGVILGRVFFEWYRKDQEDSKREMNQSLNPNLIK
- the ctaF gene encoding cytochrome c oxidase subunit IVB, with translation MADQQLNSGNPRVDIEYRRRKNTEEMKYQVVSFTLMIFLTLIAFAAVAIKGFTAWFTVPFIILLAVVQVIFQLYYFMHMSHKGHEAPSLFLYSGVLVGAVTILAFTTIIWW